In Triticum urartu cultivar G1812 chromosome 6, Tu2.1, whole genome shotgun sequence, the following proteins share a genomic window:
- the LOC125515062 gene encoding autophagy-related protein 18b: MASGSSRPQILCVSFNQDNSMFSVGTKEGFKIFDARTGRLCNDNKLGGLNVVELWFATNLIAMVGTGEQPSRSPRRLCLFNTITCASKKDLNFRSTILAVRFSRTRLIVVLQDKTFIYDLNSTRILEEIDTVHNPKGLCAFAPNSEWCYLAIPASTSKGSALVYKASEPELICQIDAHESPLAAMAFSSNGMYLATASEKGTMIRVYIVAQATKSHSFRRGAYPSTIYSLSFGPCIDRPDVLAATSSSGSLHMFFLDAARNGRNQTNKLLGSIIPGSKAISDALDPANHHVIHNIAPAETKSCLAVHSVEYSQNSSKFPAVRTVVYVVTHDGYFREYTISTTKSNESSWVLEREFSLLDTGYTQKQNEHHHVD; the protein is encoded by the exons ATGGCGAGCGGCTCGTCCCGGCCCCAGATTCTCTGCGTCTCCTTCAACCAGGACAACAG CATGTTCTCCGTCGGGACCAAGGAAGGGTTCAAGATTTTCGATGCCCGGACCGGGAGGCTCTGCAACGACAACA AACTTGGAGGACTGAATGTCGTGGAGCTGTGGTTTGCTACGAACCTCATCGCTATGGTCGGAACTGGGGAACAG CCTTCACGGTCTCCTCGTCGCCTTTGCCTGTTCAATACCATCACATGCGCCTCAAAGAAGGATCTGAACTTCAGGAGTACAATTTTGGCTGTTCGGTTTAGTAGAACGAG GCTTATTGTTGTTTTGCAGGACAAGACCTTTATTTACGATCTAAACAGCACTCGTATCTTGGAGGAAATAGACACGGTTCATAACCCTAAAG GTCTTTGTGCATTTGCTCCTAATTCAGAATGGTGTTATTTGGCCATCCCAGCAAGCACATCAAAAGGATCCGCTTTAGTGTATAAAGCGTCAGAGCCTGAATTAATATGCCAG ATAGATGCCCATGAGTCTCCATTAGCTGCAATGGCATTTTCTTCTAATGGGATGTACCTGGCAACAGCTTCTGAGAAGGGCACTATGATTAGGGTATATATCGTGGCACAAGCAACCAAG TCGCATAGTTTTCGGCGGGGAGCATATCCATCAACAATTTACTCGCTCTCATTTGGGCCGTGCATCGATCGGCCTGATGTTCTTGCTGCCACAAGTTCGTCAGGCTCTTTGCACATGTTTTTTCTTGATGCTGCCAGAAATGGAAG GAACCAAACGAATAAATTACTCGGTTCAATAATTCCTGGATCCAAAGCAATTTCCGACGCTTTGGATCCAGCTAATCATCATGTTATTCATAACATTGCCCCCGCAGAAACCAAGAG CTGTCTAGCAGTACATAGTGTAGAGTATTCCCAAAATTCTTCCAAGTTTCCTGCTGTGAG GACTGTAGTCTATGTTGTAACTCACGATGGATACTTCCGCGAGTACACGATCAGCACCACCAAGTCAAACGAATCTTCGTGGGTTTTGGAGCGCGAATTCAGCCTGCTGGATACCGGTTATACTCAGAAACAGAATGAACACCACCACGTGGACTGA